taaatgcattttatttgttggcactgccgatgtaaaaccacttggtggccagaatggagacggccctttcattggcttttctgatattacatgagaagcctccgcagtgcagtgtggccagagctaggctgagactatataagttcaggtcttacatgacatcatggttgatggcatctttaagaaattcaacatgtctgactacagcctccttgtcctctgagttgaccagatagcttgggatctggaggagcatggtcttcatcaattttgggtggttatgagccagacagctgtagatggatttcaggtcattgatgtttggagagatttccgtccggaaaaatccccgaatgttggctcctttgatgtaggagaggcagctctgcagagatgaagtactggctgctactatctcctggttgtcactatgtaatttcaggagtaaagttggtatacagctcctgactttgtctgtaaaatatccaaatagcggaaggcggcagctctctgtcagatcccttaacaggtttatggccgcaatctggacttctccatccggatagtccatatgctcctgggatattttaatgaattgtctactgaggacagaaagcttcaggcgtctgataatggaggacagcgccctcagtgccgccatgatgatcttgatgctgctggtttttgatagtctaaactccatgtgggcaatgatcttattcttgtagctctccaccagtcttgtagctccggtggtggcattccccagtgcctccatggcgatgctgcacaagatgttatcgtcctcttctatgatcttcagcagatgttggattgcgcactcttggtatttctgctttataagtcttggatgcttcaaagcctcattgaagaacatagctgctgtcattttggcctttgggtccgcattcttcagggcattgagcagaaactgaaggaaatcttttgttattttcctgccagataccagagatgtcacaagcatgttcatcccaatacgctgcttctctgtatcttccagttccttattctccgcagcaaattgctccctgtacttttctaggagctcggcgtgaggaagggtctgtaactcgtcattgcctggctcggtcggctggttttccgatgattcgggtacagtaaagaattccagggcaactttggtggagtcttgaagctcagcatggacatcaggcaaccaggtggaaatgttggccttcatgttgcttatggccttcataagttgcactttgcagctgccacccttcacaatatattcttggatgctgccgcataaacgtcttatagcatagcacaacgtctccttagatagttggtcaggagcatttttgaccacttggcccagcactggcagcatgtccaagatgtgtggcatgatgactgtagcacacagagatgtcacttctgtcaaagtgtcgacaatggcagcattgaaatcctcataaacgatgttgtatctcagttccccgaccaccgcttcaagatggaggatgctcagccagacaataaccttcttagtcatggcgtaggaatagtattgtcccttcatgtactccaccttcaagtgctcacatagcacattgattatatattccttcaggtagtgtgccgcgtctcttctgtactgaatgactctgatgaagaagcggcacatggcggcgttgtattgagatggtaacaggctactcagaatggctttctgaaaaacatccgtataagtgaagagatcttcagccaccttctcctggatgaaataagggacacaggctcctaagacgtcttcttccaccaaatcccaggtgtccaaagcatttctgagctcttcatttgtgtccacacagaatgtctgatgttttctattcatgatcttcatatccacaaatctgctgaggcgagaaatcattgtgtggttacttgtttctaaatcatcttccaaaaagaaaatagattctagacttctctgtcctcaattatcagccccctccccaataaacatgtgataactgcatgaagagcgccctcccaaggcagagacaggacagtgcagccagaggagacagcggcactcctctacactgcgccctctggtggtgtaagaatttaaaggtttcagaaaatgaaagccacatataaggttatatgtaatattatatagggtattttatttgggtaaatcaaagatggaggatcatgggtatagttgcgtttcttaatgaaatgtgtctcatcagtttgcaagattcctattgtttaccctgattctcacaataaatgaccccgaggttcacaggtatctcttacaggtgctaaccagtagtgtgaacccagtcttacccatggacaaactcaggatgtcttaaatgctaaaggtggttgataagtggcaccagtattctatatccgcatgttacatgagggggggagttctttttatcaggaaggtcacactatttgtctctaagaggggcagacaagggggcataaaagacccaagcatgacatgagggcagccacttgggaggccacttgaggagggacatactggaaaggagacttcctggactgtggggagaccatggatggtaactataacctgtcatgtaattgttgatgataaggaaaaagtgtctctgtaaagttccttgtttatggctgtcgctatgtacaaatctccatagaagtctcagaataactaacagtcatttcactctttatacaatatacattttcatacactcaatcttgtatttcatttattgcgcctgaccttagaatctaacccagtaagatggtgaaagagaaacattcttacagtggcagcacatggaactcgctgcaatacttcacaagaaacattctacatgttctcctcttacctctgaatcgtggatctgaagcttctggataaagcaagatttctagaagtcacaggactcaagaaaaagtcaagtgagagcgacgtaccaaaaagcaagaaactattggtctatagcggctcaacaggttgtgactgatctgcagcttttatagagaaggtgaattatgacatcactgatgacctcacacttaccttacattctaacacacatcaaatgttttttgttttttttcacatatctttattgaatttcagtaataaaaacattacaacatttcaatatccagtgattataaatatcataatgctcaacaatttatctgcacaatttacatcaggcaacatatatctccccaatcccatccccctcccaccccaaagatcattaagtaccataaaattataaccttcttatgataaaataataattataccttcctatagaacaccaatcaattccatatccccaatatttcctcccacttttttatacaatttttcttgtctgctcttattttctcatattctttaattgtcttaaccaacttcaaccaatccataacaattcgggatttaccagccatccaatttcttgcaattattatttttgcgtaaaagagaacattaacccctttgtgcaccgtgacatgctattacatccgggtgcgggtggtgatgtttagagtgcgctccatatgctgcgtgtgtcggctgtgttttacagtggacacccgggactaacagtcgggagcagtgatcgtgctgttcctagctgtttaacccctcaaatgctgcggtcgatcgcgagcatctgaggcattgaaaaaaaggggggcggccccctctgacatttcatcacccccccagttagatcagggggtgacaatgattgtaatggcagctcatgggcctaatgatggcacccagagctgccttcacttaacttaagcctgtaaaaatgacaatatactgcaatacgttagtatgatcgctggttcaaatcccatagggaggctaataaagtgtgtaaaaaaaagtgctaaaaagtttttagtagtgaaaaaaattaaaaacaaatagttaaaaaaaccttttccattttccccctaaagtaatgtaaaaaataaaaaaagtaaacaaaattggtattgctacatgcgtaaaagtctgaactattacaatatagcgttatttaatgggaggcgcgagaacagcaccggcggacgtcattgctcatcagcgcatgggtcggcagcccgcgctgatgcgctccccttccccgctcccctcttagacgatagggatacagcggtggggggagagctgttgatgtctgcccctgctgtaataaagcagagggcttcggggggagcggcggctgctcaggctaggtcaccccgctgctcccgtagaactcgcccaccagagcgccttagtccagacatggccccgcgggcccggcgtcgcagggggagcccttcaagggacgctgcaggccaggctgctgggacgggcgcttcctcccagggcctgcgtcctggcaggaatccccagccgcgacggggctcggcggttaccaaggagtcgcaggccgggctccatgtcacacccccgccttcagctgctgtgttcggagggcagtagacggccgccccgcatggtgatgttctggccagggggcaggcttcctcgagagcatcggtgaggacgccaagatcagcgaagacgacgaggcaacaggtccggtcggaagtctgggtccctgcggtcgggcggcaagttgccggcccatcggtcagcgtgccgggacccccgtgtcgtagatgtcggtgcgagtaccagtcggcggcgagagaggatttggaagattgagagctggatgagtcgcatcgcggtcaggattttccggctggcgggaatacagcgcctgggcagcctggtgagtgtgtaactcctacgttaccgtatccagcaattttcatgtcgggtgttgggggtgggtcagcgagcggggtagcggctgtcggtagtggcgttgccgggcgcgatggtttaacagatttagtgggttggtgGCGCGAGCTAGTCGGGCGCTTAAATAGGACAGCGGCGCCGGTAGCGCCGGCGGGGTCTCCTGTGTTGGTATGGGAAGCGCCTCGTGAGGTACAGTCGCGGTCCATGGTCggggaggtcccgggggtggcaaaggaagcggtagcagtgtcggtccaaaccgaggcgctgaaggatggggataggattcggcttgatgatcgcgctcggggcgaggtttacgtctgtttcgagggcccgttaggggctcacctgaagcaagaggtacgcaaacggatttggaaggatgaatacttggagatattttctcttctgccgcttgcaaagttcaatttggataagggcaagcgggacgagagtaagaaagaggaagaagaacgccggcggtataggcttatcccgcagaccttcgccaactggtcgcaagctttcgctattttggcaagcgtgatcggggaaaaggcgccggaaaattgctcggcgttgttttgttactttgatgccatcggggaggcctatcgggcgtacaggggccaggcgtggttgcggtatgatgagcaatttcgccagcggaaagcggtccggacggcgatccggtgggatcaaaaggatattgcgttgtggttgcaggttacggcgcaggctaagcagtcctttcccgggagtgttggccaagggggccagtctagtcaatccgggcaaggttccgggtcaaaactggggttctgctggcaattcaacgatggccagtgtaagttcggggccacctgtaaatttaagcatgtctgttcggagtgcaatggctcctcacacggggcctcaaaatgtatgcggaagggtaggcggtcaggccctcagtccgcttcagttggtcaaggggcggtcgccggtgagggtggaaaggatgcccccgtatctaagtgagtatccggatagggttgcggccacgttaatttacgaggggtttttgtttggttttgttatcccccccccctccatatgaggttccggtgacacggcgcaaccttaagtcagcttatctgcactcggcggtcgtttcagaaaagcttttgaaagaggtgtctttgggtcggatgtccggtccttttgatgagccgccgattgagaatctagtggtatcacccttgggagttgtgccaaagcggaagcctcacaaattccggttgatacagcattggtcgtttcccaggggagcgtcggtgaacgatgggatagatcacgagttatgttcggttatttacacttagtttgacaaagcggtggcgttagtgcgggaggcggggcctggtgcgttgttggcaaaaactgacattgagtcggcctttcgcttgctgccggtacatccagatagccaacggctgttgggttgcttctggaacgggggggttttatgttgataggtgtcttccaatggggtgctcccttttttgcgcatacttcgaggcgtttagtagcttcgtggagtgggtgacgaagggtgtggccggggtcgattccttaatacattatcttgatgattttttgtgcgtaggccctagcgggtccccggtttgcgggaatttattgtattccttgcagaaggttgcgacggatttcggattccctttggcgcctggaaagacagagggcccggtatctaccatctgttttttggggatccaaattgattcggtggcaatggagtgcaggctgcctgaggataaattattgccattgcgacaggaggtcaggcgggcttgtcaattgaagaagatcacgttgcgcgatcttcagtcgctgcttggaaagttgaactttgcctatcgaattatgccaatgggtagagtttttagcaggaggttggcgtcagcgatggcggggattcgggcgccccattattttgtgaggattggtggggatcacagggcggacctgcgggtctgggatgagttccttgggcagtataatggtagatcattgtggatgtcacaggtacaggagatgggagagttggaactgtttactgacgcggcagggtctggtggttttggcgcgtatgcaggaggacaatggtattgctgatgctctttctcgctcgcagtgggatcgttttcggcaaatggcaccgggagcggagctggtcggtttggcttgcccggaacatctctggggtctgatttcggtcccgtggaacggttgattgaaaggttattggctagcgagacgtggagcgcttattcggcgtgttggcagcagtgggaggagtgggtaagagtgttgggtaacgtcagcacggtgcaagacaggttggtggcgttattgtactggttgggggatgctgtggaggcggggttttccccggcaaaagtgaatcgttttgttgctggtttggcgtttggattcaaattacggggtttccaggatgtgaccaaacatttttt
This genomic stretch from Rhinoderma darwinii isolate aRhiDar2 unplaced genomic scaffold, aRhiDar2.hap1 Scaffold_69, whole genome shotgun sequence harbors:
- the LOC142728768 gene encoding uncharacterized protein LOC142728768; its protein translation is MKIMNRKHQTFCVDTNEELRNALDTWDLVEEDVLGACVPYFIQEKVAEDLFTYTDVFQKAILSSLLPSQYNAAMCRFFIRVIQYRRDAAHYLKEYIINVLCEHLKVEYMKGQYYSYAMTKKVIVWLSILHLEAVVGELRYNIVYEDFNAAIVDTLTEVTSLCATVIMPHILDMLPVLGQVVKNAPDQLSKETLCYAIRRY